One segment of Plasmodium vivax chromosome 14, whole genome shotgun sequence DNA contains the following:
- a CDS encoding hypothetical protein, conserved (encoded by transcript PVX_122230A), with the protein MEAASSYDRNDTLRSAKNGSTKNNREQQDEKNDSHLLTIYSFISSYVFKEDMNYDENDSRYELLESQDLEHEGCEKKVSFSEYNEKVYRYYRGRSGSDQEGEGEEEEHEYDHEEEEEEEEGDDEEEEEEEEDEEDEEENEEDERDCPADSGVHPMASANEEDIIVQGSVPRKKGKSKSRRKKGTPPTKNNMTQMKDAKYRNKIRKKGKKKKIHNVNEDCKEDHSNGPIKRNINNISKYFMLSMDNINEQENIFKDEKQLSRQMSYYNDAYYYTSEMIYKNNKRHKEKFALYLRLMSLFVNIMIGIYLITHFPHTNNEFEMNSQNRHSREHESLKEIIRNRLDPAKNGPPAAYGAPAVYGGSADEHMSALTSQSEVLQNNEKKRKYLDILFRGSSKDKGNEKGMEKGKRPNSASPSKDENNLDSNEEGKNAVLTRGNSPTPASKSSNESAKETPQVNNLITEIDIVNLIDDEYIMHYIYLEMNKIYKYAIYSFFGELLVISIIVFSLFILRIIIKDNNKFSVILTMYGILYKIFCYIFAHYVLVMGLYILSIYYNIYVNKDIYEHSFNFFCYHYVYNNLHIHFLMLFYAFQNIIFTINDAFNCIRMMFIIFKHIMVRIYEKITCKNFITFYELKEDKSPLSLNCMNKFKKKCNMNNKCCRDKTCVEIDIDEIHELEYDKSQLPFPSLHQKPYCKNLDIKTYEQSLLNMRNPIFK; encoded by the coding sequence ATGGAAGCAGCCAGCAGCTATGACAGAAATGATACGCTTAGgagtgcaaaaaatgggtctacaaaaaataatagagaACAAcaggatgaaaaaaatgacagcCATTTATTGACCATATATTCGTTCATTAGCAGCTATGTATTTAAGGAAGACATGAATTACGACGAAAATGACAGCAGGTACGAGTTGCTAGAGAGCCAGGATTTGGAACATGAAGGCTGCGAAAAGAAGGTCAGCTTTAGTGAGTATAACGAAAAGGTGTACCGGTATTACAGGGGCAGGAGTGGAAGCGACCAGGAGGGagaaggggaggaggaggagcacgAATATGAtcatgaggaggaggaagaagaggaagagggggacgatgaggaggaagaagaggaggaggaagacgaagaggatgaagaggagaacGAAGAAGACGAACGCGACTGCCCTGCGGACAGCGGCGTGCATCCCATGGCGAGCGCAAACGAAGAAGACATAATCGTGCAGGGGAGCGTCccgcgaaaaaagggaaaatcaaaaagccgcagaaaaaagggaacaccccccacaaaaaataatatgaccCAGATGAAGGATGCAAAATACAGAAATAAGatacgcaaaaaggggaaaaaaaagaaaatacataACGTAAATGAGGACTGTAAGGAGGACCACAGCAACGGGCccataaaaagaaacattaACAACATCTCCAAATATTTCATGCTGTCCATGGATAATATAAACGAGcaagaaaacatttttaaagatgaAAAACAGTTGTCCAGACAAATGTCCTACTACAACGATGCGTATTACTACACCTCCGaaatgatatataaaaataataagcgGCACAAAGAGAAGTTCGCGCTGTACTTGAGATTAATGTCTTTGTTTGTCAACATAATGATTGGGATTTACCTCATAACGCACTTCCCCCACACGAATAACGAATTTGAGATGAACTCGCAGAATAGGCACTCCAGGGAACACGAAAGTTTAAAGGAAATTATTCGAAATAGACTAGACCCTGCTAAGAATGGCCCACCTGCAGCGTATGGCGCACCTGCAGTGTATGGCGGGAGCGCGGATGAGCATATGAGCGCACTGACTAGCCAAAGTGAAGTGCtgcaaaataatgaaaaaaagaggaaatatTTGGACATCCTCTTTAGAGGTAGTTCAAAGGATAAGGGAAACGAAAAGGGaatggaaaaggggaagaggccCAATTCGGCTTCTCCCTCGAAGGATGAGAACAACCTGGATAGCAACGAGGAGGGTAAAAACGCTGTCCTGACAAGGGGCAATTCTCCCACTCCCGCCTCAAAAAGCAGCAACGAAAGCGCAAAGGAAACCCCCCAAGTTAATAACCTTATCACAGAAATTGACATAGTAAATTTAATCGATGACGAATACATAATGCACTACATCTATCttgaaatgaacaaaatatataaatatgcaatatATTCCTTCTTTGGAGAATTGCTGGTAATATCTATCATTGTCTTTTCTCTATTCATTTTACGGATCATTATAAAAGACAACAATAAATTCAGCGTAATCCTAACAATGTATGGCatattgtataaaatattttgctaCATATTCGCTCACTACGTATTAGTTATGGGTCTGTATATCCTATCCatttattacaatatatatgtaaataaagatatatatgaacatagctttaattttttttgttaccacTATGTTTATAATAATCTGCACATACACTTCCTCATGTTGTTTTACGCATTTCAAAATATCATCTTCACCATAAATGACGCATTCAATTGCATCAGAATGatgtttataatattcaAGCATATTATGGTTAGAATATATGAGAAAATTActtgcaaaaattttattacattttacgAATTAAAGGAAGATAAATCCCCCTTGTCTTTGAATTgtatgaataaatttaaGAAGAAGTGCAACATGAATAATAAGTGCTGTCGCGATAAGACCTGCGTGGAAATAGACATCGACGAAATTCACGAGTTGGAGTATGACAAGAGTCAGCTGCCTTTCCCCAGCCTACATCAGAAGCCatattgcaaaaatttaGATATTAAGACGTATGAGCAGTCCCTCCTCAACATGCGCAACCCCATCTTTAAGTAG
- a CDS encoding transcription factor, putative (encoded by transcript PVX_122235A): protein MEEQESAENINMIKETIFGLPNSVILKIIHNNINLKNYKIRKEAVTTLGRCLSMFILYITDGALEHCEGEKRNTIFVRDILNSLDDSLFLDIYDELKRQIAIQEEIHKKESAKEAKSAAKGDTPSGADNAQGETNQVNKQDDLDILLQALE, encoded by the coding sequence atggaagaacaaGAAAGCgcggaaaatataaatatgatcAAAGAGACCATTTTTGGTTTACCCAACAGCGTAATATTGAAGATAATTCacaataacataaatttgaaaaattacaaaataagGAAAGAAGCAGTTACCACTTTGGGGAGATGTTTGTctatgttcattttgtacaTTACTGATGGAGCCTTAGAACATTGCGAAGgtgaaaagagaaatacaATTTTCGTTCGAGACATTTTGAACTCGCTAGACGATTCGCTATTTCTCGATATATACGATGAATTAAAGAGACAAATAGCCATTCAAGAGgaaattcataaaaaggagagcgcCAAGGAGGCTAAGAGCGCTGCCAAGGGGGACACCCCAAGCGGTGCAGATAATGCGCAAGGAGAAACCAACCAAGTCAACAAGCAGGACGACTTGGACATACTGCTGCAGGCTCTCGAGTGA
- a CDS encoding carbamoyl phosphate synthetase II, putative (encoded by transcript PVX_122240A): MMSTEFWPDYDYKTVGKLILEDDTEFVGYSVGYEGCKEEEKAAPKREAIKGSNSHQVLEKKEYLKEDVLFKNSKIENEDYIVTGEVIFNTAMVGYPEALTDPSYFGQILVLTFPSIGNYGVEKVHHDNFGLVKNFESNKIQIQGLVICEYTKKSYHYNSCITLSEWLKLYKVPCIGGIDTRALTKILREKGSMLGKIVIYKNAKNVNKLYKEISLFDPGQIDTIKYVCNHYIRVIKLGRVNYYNNCKGKEDSKGANDVNDYSPEEEENGSSSLTNGNGYNYQSVSSFEKMDFNKNSNQHSLLRGRMNLLTSSEENVDHCSGYQEYSTNGGKKDAFFNLRGACEYDKYLIDLEENSSFHDGNVDQYGHYDVELSLQRGGLSEGGNETCTASISDEGSAPQMEATFNLNNDYSTYVKKKMNKGEFLSLVNKRKSDAEKIIVIVDCGIKNSIIKNLMKNGKDLPLTYIIVPYYYDYNSIDYDAVLLSNGPGDPKKCDFLIETLKKSLQKNNLIFGICLGNQLLGISLGCETYKMKYGNRGVNQPVIQLVDNKCYITSQNHGYCLKKKSILKRKELAISYVNANDKSVEGITHKNGRFYSVQFHPEGNNGPEDTSFLFKNFLIDMFNKKREFREHIGHNIIYIKKKVLLLGSGGLCIGQAGEFDYSGTQAIKSLKECGIYVILVNPNIATVQTSKGLADKVYFLPVNCEFVEKIIKKEKPDFILCTFGGQTALNCALMLEQKKVLKKNNCLALGTSLESILITENRSMFAEKLREINEIIAPYGSARNVEQAIEVANKIGYPILVRTTFSLGGLNSSFINNEEELIKKCKEIFLQTDNEIFIDKSLKGWKEIEYELLRDNKNNCIAICNMENIDPLGIHTGDSIVVAPSQTLSNYEYYKFREIALKVITHLNIIGECNIQFGINPKTGEYCIIEVNARLSRSSALASKATGYPLAYISAKIALGYDLISLKNSITKKTTACFEPSLDYITTKIPRWDLNKFEFASKTMNSSMKSVGEVMSIGRTFEESIQKSLRCIDDNYLGFSNTYCIDWDEAKIVDELKNPSPKRIDAIHQAFHLNIPMEKIHELTHIEYWFLHKFYNIFNLQNRLKTLSLEQLSFYDLKYFKKHGFSDKQIAHYLSFNNPKVTEATVMRYRESLGLHPHIKVIDTLSAEFPALTNYLYLTYQGVEHDVLPLNMKRKKKLPAEGTGKKANRAGKLVHPHMATEMQEKEAVKQLQMGCDQNGYSETLGNDVDVTVMSTKVEGAVGKQVQMVGSSPLGGSKEGPLFSAEGAQMNVHASPSNQMLSKDGKEEKSIGSDETNVFSVKNCTNNVTFPNGSHIAGGAMKNNGMQSTTEAGQNSKEAKESSANNTSKEGCSKKVPNREVLMNHRMDDISNRSSHSTNDQLYLENFNTSDEEMTNKNGDAHYLSKKKRNFSDSKGAGNLYYLVDSVYNNEYKMSKMKELINSENTDSNDSVQCEQRGFVVKSGQVGRRFGATPAAEDSLPMHVPHYAGRKTNVGNAESGKGDSLPHHEIERERSKGRSSSKKRETKLNSSGINFDDGNSDCFSELSYLRNCTKSSDAENDDIDDDDAYYNGGDDVYTCSTDNGMFDDYAESHNTFSSKESEGSSVYSENENIFNEKFNDIGFKIIHDRNEKEKEKKKCFIVLGCGCYRIGSSVEFDWSAIHCVKTIRKLNHKAILINCNPETVSTDYDESDRLYFDEITTEVIKFIYSFEKSHGVIIAFGGQTSNNLVFSLYKNSVNILGTSAKSVDCCENRNKFSNLCDSLKIDQPKWNKFTKLSKAIQFANEVKFPVLVRPSYVLSGAAMRVVNCFEELKNFLMKAAIVSKDNPVVISKFIENAKEIEIDCVSKNGKIINYAISEHVENAGVHSGDATLILPAQNIYVETHRKIKKISEKISKSLNISGPFNIQFICHQNEIKIIECNLRASRTFPFISKALNLNFIDLATRILMGYDVKPINISLIDLEYTAVKSPIFSFNRLHGSDCILGVEMKSTGEVACFGLNKYEALLKSLIATGMKLPKKSILISIKNLNNKLAFEEPFQLLFLMGFTIYATEGTYDFYSKFLESFNVTKASKFHQRLIRVHNKSSENLMPNITDLIMNHKVEMVINITDTLKTKVSSNGYKIRRLASDFQVPLITNMKLSSLFIDSLYRKFSRRKEKKPFYTIKSYDEYISLV, encoded by the exons ATGATGAGCACTGAATTCTGGCCGGACTATG ATTACAAAACCGTGGGGAAGCTCATTCTCGAAGATGACACCGAGTTTGTAGGATACAGTGTTGGGTACGAAGGGTgcaaagaggaagagaaagCTGCTCCAAAGAGGGAAGCCATAAAAGGAAGCAATTCCCACCAAGtgctcgaaaaaaaagagtaccTGAAGGAGGAtgtgctttttaaaaatagtaaaattgaaaatgaagATTATATAGTAACGGGAGAAGTTATATTCAACACGGCGATGGTGGGGTACCCGGAAGCTTTAACGGACCCGAGTTACTTTGGACAGATACTCGTGTTGACATTCCCATCAATTGGAAATTATGGAGTGGAAAAAGTACATCACGATAATTTCGGATTGGTGAAAAATTTCGAAAGCAATAAAATCCAAATACAAGGGTTAGTAATATGTGAGTATACCAAAAAATCGTACCACTACAATTCGTGCATAACGCTAAGTGAGTGGCTCAAATTGTATAAAGTGCCCTGCATAGGGGGTATAGATACCAGGGcgttaacaaaaatattgagGGAGAAGGGAAGCATGCTAGGGAAAATTgtgatttataaaaatgcgaaaaatgtaaataagctatataaagaaataagCTTATTTGACCCAGGGCAGATCGACACCATCAAGTATGTCTGTAATCACTACATTCGAGTTATCAAATTGGGGAGGGTAAATTATTACAACAATTGTAAAGGTAAGGAAGATTCCAAAGGGGCAAATGATGTGAATGATTATTCCccggaagaagaagaaaatggtAGTAGTAGCCTCACAAATGGCAATGGCTATAATTACCAAAGTGTTTCTTCtttcgaaaaaatggactttaacaaaaattcAAATCAGCATTCGTTACTAAGGGGTAGGATGAACCTTTTAACCTCATCAGAGGAGAATGTGGACCATTGTAGTGGATACCAGGAGTATAGCAccaatggggggaagaaggatgCCTTTTTTAACCTACGTGGTGCGTGCGAATATGATAAGTATTTGATAGACTTGGAGGAAAATTCCTCCTTCCACGATGGAAATGTGGACCAGTATGGCCACTACGATGTGGAGTTGAGTCTGCAGAGGGGTGGACTCAGCGAAGGGGGCAACGAGACATGTACCGCTAGTATAAGCGATGAGGGGAGTGCCCCCCAGATGGAGGCAACGTTCAACCTCAATAACGACTACTCCAcgtacgtaaaaaaaaaaatgaacaagggGGAATTTCTCAGTCTGGTGAACAAGAGAAAATCCGATgcggaaaaaattatcgTCATAGTCGATTGCGGAATTAAAAACAGTATAATAAAGAACCTAatgaaaaatggcaaagaCTTACCTTTGACGTATATCATTGTTCCGTACTACTACGACTATAACAGCATCGATTATGATGCAGTTTTACTGTCCAACGGTCCGGGGGACCCCAAAAAATGTGACTTTTTGATCGAAACATTGAAGAAGAGCTTACAAAAGAATAATCTCATATTTGGCATTTGCCTAGGCAATCAGCTATTGGGAATTTCCCTCGGGTGCGAGAcgtacaaaatgaagtacGGGAATAGAGGGGTAAACCAACCCGTTATCCAACTGGTAGATAACAAATGTTACATAACGTCGCAAAATCATGGGTACtgtttgaagaagaaaagtattttgaaaagaaagGAGCTAGCCATTAGCTACGTCAACGCTAATGACAAATCGGTAGAAGGCATTAcccacaaaaatggaagattCTACAGTGTCCAGTTTCACCCTGAGGGGAATAACGGACCAGAAGAtacttccttcctttttaaaaatttcctcaTAGATATGTtcaacaaaaaaagagaatttAGAGAACATATCGGACATAacataatttacataaaaaaaaaagtgcttcTCTTGGGTAGTGGTGGATTATGTATAGGCCAAGCAGGAGAGTTTGACTACTCAGGCACCCAGGCCATCAAAAGTTTGAAAGAGTGTGGCATCTATGTAATTTTAGTGAACCCCAATATTGCCACGGTGCAAACGTCCAAGGGGCTAGCCGATAAGGTATATTTTCTACCCGTCAACTGCGaatttgtggaaaaaattatcaaaaaggaaaaacccGACTTCATTTTGTGCACCTTTGGTGGGCAAACCGCCCTGAACTGTGCACTCATGTTGGAGCagaaaaaagttttaaaaaaaaataattgcttAGCTCTGGGGACATCCCTAGAATCCATTTTGATAACAGAAAATAGGAGCATGTTCGCAGAAAAGCTTCGagaaattaatgaaattataGCACCGTATGGAAGTGCTAGAAATGTAGAACAAGCCATTGAAGTGGCCAACAAAATTGGGTACCCCATCTTAGTGCGCACGACGTTCTCCCTAGGAGGACTGAACAGTAGCTTCATAAATAACGAAGAGGAGTTAATCAAAAAGTGCAAAGAGATTTTCCTGCAAACggataatgaaatatttatcGACAAGTCATTAAAGGGGTGGAAAGAAATAGAGTACGAATTGTTAAGagataacaaaaataactgTATAGCAATTTGTAATATGGAAAATATAGACCCGTTAGGTATCCACACAGGAGACAGCATCGTCGTCGCTCCTTCGCAGACGCTGAGTAACTATGAATATTATAAGTTCCGCGAAATTGCCCTCAAGGTTATCACCCACTTGAACATCATTGGGGAATGTAACATCCAATTCGGTATTAACCCCAAAACGGGGGAGTACTGCATTATCGAGGTGAATGCCAGACTGAGCAGAAGTTCCGCTTTGGCCTCGAAGGCTACAGGGTATCCTTTAGCGTACATATCTGCGAAAATAGCTCTTGGGTACGATTTGATTAgcttaaaaaatagcatCACGAAGAAAACCACTGCTTGTTTTGAGCCCTCCCTTGATTACATCACGACAAAAATTCCAAGGTGGGACTTGAACAAATTTGAGTTTGCCTCCAAAACGATGAATAGCAGTATGAAAAGTGTAGGTGAAGTTATGTCTATAGGTAGGACCTTTGAAGAATCTATACAGAAATCGCTCAGATGTATCGATGATAACTACCTCGGGTTCAGCAACACGTATTGCATCGATTGGGATGAAGCCAAAATTGTGGATGAGTTGAAGAACCCCTCTCCAAAAAGGATAGATGCAATTCACCAGGCTTTTCATTTGAACATCCCTATGGAAAAAATCCACGAACTGACCCATATAGAGTACTGGTTTTTGCACAAgttttacaacatttttaaccTGCAGAATAGGCTCAAAACGTTATCGTTGGAGCAGCTCTCCTTTTATGacttgaaatattttaagaagcACGGATTTAGCGACAAGCAAATCGCTCATTATTTGTCCTTTAACAATCCGAAGGTTACAGAAGCGACTGTGATGAGGTACCGAGAGAGTTTAGGCCTACATCCGCACATAAAAGTTATCGACACTTTGTCTGCCGAGTTCCCAGCGTTGACTAACTATTTGTATTTGACTTACCAAGGTGTGGAGCATGACGTGTTGCCGCTAaacatgaagaggaagaagaagttgcCTGCAGAGGGTACCGGGAAGAAGGCGAATAGGGCAGGAAAACTTGTGCACCCTCATATGGCTACTGAGATGCAGGAGAAGGAAGCGGTTAAGCAGCTGCAGATGGGGTGCGATCAGAATGGATATAGTGAGACCTTAGGAAACGATGTAGATGTGACTGTCATGAGTACAAAGGTGGAGGGAGCAGTAGGGAAGCAAGTCCAGATGGTGGGTTCATCCCCCCTAGGAGGTTCTAAGGAGGGTCCCCTCTTCTCCGCTGAGGGGGCACAAATGAATGTGCATGCGAGTCCCTCCAATCAGATGCTTAGCAAAGAcgggaaggaggaaaagagcATAGGGTCGGACGAAACGAATGTATTCAGTgtgaaaaattgcacaaataATGTTACCTTCCCCAACGGTTCGCACATCGCGGGGGGTGCCATGAAGAATAACGGCATGCAAAGTACCACAGAAGCGGGGCAAAACAGCAAAGAGGCCAAAGAGTCCAGCGCAAATAACACAAGCAAAGAGGGGTGCAGTAAGAAAGTGCCCAATAGGGAAGTACTGATGAACCACAGAATGGACGACATTTCGAATAGAAGCTCGCACTCGACGAATGACCAGTTGTATTTGGAAAACTTTAACACTTCGGATGAAGAAATGAcgaacaaaaatggagacGCGCACTACCTGTctaagaagaaaaggaatttCTCAGATAGTAAGGGCGCAGGAAATCTGTACTATCTGGTAGACTCCGTATACAATAATGAatacaaaatgagcaaaatgaaggagtTAATTAATAGCGAAAATACGGACAGTAATGACAGTGTACAGTGTGAGCAGCGTGGCTTTGTGGTGAAATCCGGACAAGTGGGAAGACGATTTGGGGCAACCCCCGCGGCTGAAGATTCCCTTCCGATGCACGTCCCGCACTATGCTGGTCGTAAGACCAACGTGGGTAATGCAGAAAGTGGAAAAGGGGACAGTTTACCACATCACGAAAtcgaaagggaaagaagcaaAGGAAGGAGtagcagcaaaaaaagggaaaccaaACTGAACAGCAGTGGCATAAACTTTGATGATGGGAACAGCGACTGCTTCTCCGAACTGTCGTACCTGCGCAATTGCACCAAATCAAGTGATGCAGAAAATGACGACattgatgatgatgatgcaTATTACAATGGGGGGGATGACGTGTACACGTGCAGCACAGATAACGGCATGTTCGATGACTACGCAGAATCGCACAACACCTTCTCCTCGAAGGAGTCAGAAGGATCGTCCGTATATtccgaaaatgaaaatatctTTAACGAAAAATTTAACGATATAGGCTTTAAGATAATTCATGATAGgaatgaaaaggagaaggaaaagaaaaaatgttttattgtGTTAGGATGTGGGTGCTATCGAATTGGGAGTTCCGTCGAATTTGACTGGAGTGCTATCCATTGTGTGAAAACCATTAGGAAGTTAAACCACAAGGCAATCCTCATAAACTGCAACCCAGAAACGGTCAGTACAGACTACGACGAAAGTGATAGACTATACTTTGATGAAATTACTACAGAAGttatcaaatttatttacagTTTTGAAAAGAGCCACGGGGTTATAATAGCATTCGGAGGGCAGACATCCAACAACTTGGTCTTCAGCTTGTACAAAAATAGTGTTAACATTTTGGGGACCAGTGCAAAGAGTGTAGATTGCTGTGAAAATAGAAACAAATTTTCCAACCTTTGTGATTCTCTCAAAATCGATCAACCTAAGTGGAACAAATTTACCAAACTTTCCAAAGCTATACAATTTGCCAATGAGGTAAAGTTCCCCGTTTTGGTGAGACCATCTTATGTCCTCTCCGGTGCCGCCATGAGAGTTGTAAACTGttttgaagaattaaaaaattttctcatGAAAGCTGCAATCGTTAGTAAGGACAACCCGGTTGTCATTTCTAAATTTATTGAAAATGCGAAAGAAATAGAAATTGACTGTGtgagcaaaaatgggaaaattatCAACTATGCCATTTCGGAGCATGTCGAAAATGCAGGTGTCCATTCGGGAGATGCCACTTTGATACTCCCTGCGCAGAATATTTACGTAGAAACtcacagaaaaataaaaaaaatttcggaGAAAATTTCCAAATCGTTGAACATTTCTGGACCGTTTAACATTCAGTTCATTTGCCACCagaatgaaataaaaattatcgaATGTAACTTGAGGGCGTCTCGAACCTTTCCCTTCATATCCAAAGCCCTAAATTTGAACTTCATCGATTTAGCTACCCGAATTTTAATGGGTTATGACGTGAAGCCAATTAATATATCCCTCATAGATTTAGAATACACTGCTGTGAAATCCCCTATATTTTCCTTCAACCGACTGCACGGATCTGATTGCATCCTCGGTGTAGAAATGAAGTCCACCGGGGAAGTGGCATGCTTTGGTCTCAACAAATACGAAGCTTTGCTAAAGTCTTTGATAGCCACTGGCATGAAACTGCCCAAAAAATCCATCCTCATaagtattaaaaatttgaacaacAAGCTAGCCTTTGAAGAACCTTTCCAGCTGCTCTTCCTAATGGGCTTTACCATCTACGCAACGGAAGGAACGTACGATTTTTATTCGAAATTTCTGGAATCCTTTAACGTTACAAAGGCGTCCAAATTTCACCAGAGACTCATCCGAGTGCATAACAAGAGCTCCGAAAATCTGATGCCCAACATTACCGACTTGATTATGAACCACAAGGTCGAAATGGTCATCAACATTACGGACACGCTCAAAACGAAGGTCAGCTCCAACGGGTATAAGATAAGGCGCCTGGCTTCGGACTTCCAGGTGCCCCTGATAACGAACATGAAGCTGTCCTCGCTGTTCATAGACTCCCTGTACCGCAAGTTCTCGCgcaggaaggagaagaagccctTCTACACCATCAAGAGCTACGACGAGTACATCAGTTTGGTGTAG
- a CDS encoding 40S ribosomal protein S27, putative (encoded by transcript PVX_122245A) gives MNVDLLNRDPAEEAKKHKLKRLIPSPNSYFMDVKCPGCLQITTLFSHAQNVVLCGSCNIMLCQPTGGKCKLTEGCSFRKKIE, from the exons ATGAATGTCGATCTGTTAAACCGTGACCCAGCTGAAGAGGCcaaaaaacataaattaaaGAGATTAATACCAAGCCCCAATTCTTATTTTATGGATGTAAAATGCCCAGGATGTCTTCAAATCACCACCTTGTTTAGCCATGCGCAAAATGTTGTTTTGTGTGGAAG CTGCAACATTATGTTGTGCCAACCAACGGGTGGAAAGTGCAAATTAACAGAAGGTTGCTCctttaggaaaaaaattgaataa